A single genomic interval of Alteromonas sp. CI.11.F.A3 harbors:
- the argR gene encoding transcriptional regulator ArgR — protein sequence MANAKQEQLIKAFKEILKAESYGSQGEIVDALKTQGHDNISQSKISRMLSKFGAVRTRNARGDMVYCLPPELGMPTAKSPLKQLVLDIVHNNVMVIIRTSPGAAQLIARLLDSLSKKDGVLGTIAGDDTIFIAPADVTLIEELRQRVEDLFENV from the coding sequence ATGGCCAACGCAAAACAAGAGCAACTGATTAAAGCCTTTAAAGAAATTTTGAAAGCGGAAAGCTATGGATCTCAAGGTGAAATAGTGGATGCCCTTAAAACTCAAGGTCATGACAATATTAGCCAGTCTAAAATTTCTCGCATGCTAAGTAAGTTTGGTGCGGTACGTACCCGCAATGCCCGCGGCGATATGGTGTACTGCCTGCCGCCTGAGCTAGGCATGCCTACGGCTAAAAGCCCGTTAAAGCAGCTGGTTCTCGATATTGTGCATAATAATGTGATGGTAATTATTCGCACCAGCCCAGGTGCGGCGCAGCTTATTGCTCGTTTACTTGATTCATTAAGCAAAAAAGATGGTGTGCTCGGTACCATTGCGGGCGACGATACCATTTTTATCGCCCCAGCCGACGTGACACTTATTGAAGAGTTGCGCCAACGGGTAGAAGACTTATTCGAGAACGTGTAA
- the mdh gene encoding malate dehydrogenase, with amino-acid sequence MKVAVLGAAGGIGQALSLLLKTQLPAGSELALYDVAPVVPGVAVDLSHIPTAVKVTGHGKDDLAGALTGTDVVLIPAGVPRKPGMDRSDLFNINAGIVKNLIEGVADNCPDACVGIITNPVNTTVAIAAETLKAKGVYNKNKLFGVTTLDVIRAETFVAELKDVDVASVHVPVIGGHSGTTILPLLSQVEGVEFSDDEVSSLTTRIQNAGTEVVEAKAGGGSATLSMGQAAARFCLSLVAAMQGENVVEYTYVQTDDSDDAAFFAHPVRLGANGVEEILPYGELSAFEEKAKNDMLEGLRGDIKLGVDFVTG; translated from the coding sequence ATGAAAGTAGCCGTGTTAGGTGCTGCCGGTGGTATTGGCCAAGCGCTGTCTTTGTTGTTAAAAACACAATTGCCAGCTGGTTCTGAACTAGCGCTTTATGATGTAGCGCCAGTTGTTCCTGGTGTAGCTGTTGATTTGAGCCACATCCCAACTGCAGTAAAAGTAACCGGTCACGGTAAAGATGACCTAGCTGGTGCATTAACAGGTACAGACGTTGTTCTTATTCCTGCTGGTGTTCCGCGTAAGCCGGGCATGGATCGTTCAGACTTGTTCAACATCAACGCTGGTATTGTTAAGAACCTTATTGAAGGTGTTGCTGACAACTGTCCAGATGCTTGTGTTGGTATTATTACTAACCCAGTTAACACAACAGTGGCAATTGCTGCAGAAACGCTTAAAGCGAAAGGCGTTTATAACAAGAACAAATTGTTCGGTGTTACTACCCTTGACGTAATTCGCGCAGAGACTTTCGTTGCTGAGCTTAAAGACGTAGACGTTGCTTCTGTACACGTACCGGTAATCGGTGGTCACTCAGGCACAACTATTCTTCCTTTGCTTTCGCAAGTTGAAGGTGTTGAGTTCTCTGATGATGAAGTTTCAAGCCTAACTACTCGTATCCAAAATGCGGGTACTGAAGTTGTTGAAGCTAAAGCTGGCGGCGGTTCTGCAACCCTATCTATGGGTCAAGCAGCTGCACGTTTCTGCTTATCATTGGTTGCAGCAATGCAAGGTGAGAACGTAGTTGAATACACTTACGTTCAAACTGACGACAGCGACGATGCTGCATTCTTCGCTCACCCTGTTCGCCTTGGTGCAAACGGTGTTGAAGAAATCTTGCCATACGGCGAGCTAAGCGCATTTGAAGAAAAAGCGAAAAACGACATGCTTGAAGGCCTTCGTGGCGATATCAAGCTAGGCGTAGATTTCGTAACTGGCTAA
- the katG gene encoding catalase/peroxidase HPI, giving the protein MSNAKLGDVNDSGRKCPVMHGGLTATGSTNMDWWPEALNLDILHQHDTKTNPMGDDFNYREAVKSLDFNELKKDMIALMTDSQSWWPADWGHYGGLMIRMSWHAAGSYRIADGRGGASTGNQRFAPLNSWPDNVNLDKARRLLWPIKKKYGNKLSWADLLVFAGTVAYESMGLKTYGFAFGRADIWHPEKDTYWGAEKEWLAPSDERYNDVETPETMENPLAAVQMGLIYVNPEGVNGKPDPLKTALHVRETFARMAMNDEETVALTAGGHTVGKCHGNGRAENLGPDPEGADIAEQGLGWMNHESRGIGRDTVSSGIEGAWTTNPTQWDNGYFELLLNYDWELKKSPAGAEQWEPIDIKEEDKPVDVEDPSKRYNPIMTDADMAMKMDPIYREISEKFYNNPDYFSEVFARAWFKLTHRDLGPKVRYIGPEVPQETLIWQDPVPAGSTSYDVSALKASIADSGLSIGDMVSTAWDSARTFRGSDLRGGANGARIQLAPQKDWEANEPEKLAKVLSVLKPLAEAAGASLADTIVLAGNVGVEKAIEAAGFSAEVPFAAGRGDATDDMTDADSFAPLEPQADGFRNYLPKDYVVKAEELLLDKAQLLGLTAAEMTVLVGGMRAMGTNYQGTAHGVFTGSAGSLTNDFFTTITDMQYTWKPTSKSTYGIVDRVSGEQVYSATRVDLVFGSNSILRSYAEVYAQDDNKEKFVKDFVSAWTKVMNADRFELQA; this is encoded by the coding sequence ATGAGTAACGCGAAGCTAGGCGATGTAAATGATTCAGGGCGTAAGTGCCCTGTTATGCACGGCGGCCTGACAGCTACTGGCAGTACAAATATGGATTGGTGGCCTGAGGCGCTTAACCTAGATATTTTGCATCAGCACGATACAAAGACAAATCCAATGGGTGATGACTTCAATTACCGCGAGGCCGTTAAATCTCTCGATTTTAATGAATTGAAAAAAGACATGATTGCGCTAATGACGGATTCTCAGTCATGGTGGCCAGCAGATTGGGGACACTACGGTGGCCTTATGATCAGAATGTCTTGGCACGCCGCCGGTTCGTATCGTATTGCTGATGGTCGTGGTGGTGCGTCTACGGGTAATCAACGTTTTGCGCCGCTCAACTCTTGGCCGGATAATGTTAACCTTGATAAAGCGCGTCGTTTATTGTGGCCAATCAAGAAAAAATACGGGAACAAGCTTAGTTGGGCCGACCTTTTAGTGTTTGCTGGTACTGTTGCTTATGAAAGCATGGGGCTTAAAACTTATGGTTTTGCATTCGGTCGCGCCGATATTTGGCACCCAGAAAAAGACACCTACTGGGGTGCTGAGAAAGAATGGCTAGCGCCAAGTGATGAGCGTTACAACGATGTTGAAACCCCAGAAACAATGGAAAATCCATTAGCTGCTGTGCAAATGGGGCTAATTTACGTTAACCCTGAAGGGGTGAACGGTAAACCTGATCCACTTAAAACCGCATTGCACGTTCGTGAAACTTTCGCCCGTATGGCGATGAACGATGAAGAAACTGTCGCACTTACAGCCGGTGGTCACACCGTGGGTAAATGCCATGGTAACGGACGTGCGGAAAACTTAGGTCCTGATCCAGAAGGCGCTGATATTGCCGAGCAGGGCTTGGGTTGGATGAATCACGAATCACGTGGAATAGGCCGCGATACGGTTTCAAGCGGTATTGAAGGTGCGTGGACAACCAACCCTACTCAGTGGGATAACGGTTACTTTGAATTACTCCTTAACTACGACTGGGAATTAAAAAAATCACCAGCGGGTGCAGAGCAGTGGGAGCCTATCGACATTAAAGAGGAAGACAAACCTGTTGATGTTGAAGACCCTTCAAAACGTTATAACCCTATTATGACCGATGCCGATATGGCCATGAAAATGGACCCAATCTATCGTGAAATTTCTGAGAAGTTTTACAACAACCCAGACTATTTCAGTGAAGTGTTTGCTCGAGCCTGGTTTAAACTTACTCACCGTGATTTAGGGCCAAAAGTACGTTATATCGGTCCTGAAGTGCCACAAGAAACACTTATTTGGCAAGATCCTGTACCAGCAGGCAGCACGTCTTACGATGTGAGTGCATTAAAAGCGAGTATTGCGGATTCTGGCCTAAGTATTGGTGACATGGTATCTACGGCGTGGGACAGTGCTAGAACCTTCCGCGGTTCAGACTTACGTGGCGGTGCTAATGGTGCCCGCATTCAGTTAGCGCCTCAGAAAGACTGGGAAGCGAACGAGCCGGAAAAACTAGCTAAGGTATTGTCGGTGTTAAAACCACTTGCTGAGGCCGCCGGTGCAAGTCTAGCTGATACCATAGTGTTGGCCGGTAATGTAGGTGTAGAGAAGGCCATTGAAGCAGCTGGTTTCAGTGCTGAGGTTCCTTTTGCCGCAGGCCGTGGTGATGCGACTGATGATATGACGGATGCTGATTCTTTTGCTCCGCTAGAGCCGCAGGCCGATGGCTTCAGAAACTACTTACCAAAAGATTATGTAGTTAAAGCAGAAGAGCTGCTGTTAGACAAAGCACAATTGCTTGGGTTAACCGCTGCAGAAATGACGGTGTTAGTAGGTGGTATGCGTGCAATGGGCACGAACTACCAAGGCACTGCACACGGGGTGTTTACCGGTAGTGCTGGCTCACTAACGAATGACTTTTTCACTACTATTACCGATATGCAATACACGTGGAAGCCCACAAGTAAAAGCACGTACGGTATTGTAGATAGAGTGTCTGGAGAGCAAGTTTATTCAGCTACTCGTGTTGACTTAGTCTTCGGTTCAAACTCTATATTACGTTCTTACGCTGAGGTTTATGCGCAAGACGATAACAAAGAGAAGTTCGTTAAAGACTTTGTTAGTGCTTGGACTAAAGTGATGAATGCTGATCGCTTTGAATTACAAGCTTAA